The following coding sequences are from one bacterium window:
- a CDS encoding nucleotidyltransferase domain-containing protein, protein MADELKQILYATNNQKILYFLMEHIGEEFYDRQISKLTGVSRAGTNFALRELVKGGLIKRENRGRMSFYRLERQNILIKHLKLVQNIVILKLLIDELISSSLQIILYGSASTSENTVRSDFDIFILTKEPKEIQKIISKIKLKEEIQYVIKTPNEFAKLQKSNEVFYKEILNGIVLWEEKRT, encoded by the coding sequence TGCCACCAATAATCAGAAAATTCTTTATTTCCTTATGGAGCATATAGGCGAAGAGTTTTACGACCGACAAATATCTAAACTCACTGGTGTAAGCAGAGCAGGGACAAACTTTGCATTAAGAGAACTCGTAAAAGGTGGATTAATAAAAAGAGAAAATAGAGGAAGGATGTCTTTTTATCGGTTGGAGCGCCAAAACATTCTCATAAAACACCTTAAACTCGTTCAAAATATAGTTATATTAAAGCTGTTAATAGATGAGCTAATTTCTTCATCTCTTCAAATAATTCTATATGGCAGTGCAAGTACAAGCGAAAACACTGTTCGAAGTGATTTTGATATTTTTATTCTCACGAAAGAACCAAAAGAAATCCAGAAAATTATTTCAAAGATTAAGTTAAAAGAAGAAATTCAATACGTAATCAAGACACCAAATGAGTTTGCAAAACTACAAAAAAGCAACGAGGTTTTTTATAAAGAAATCTTAAATGGAATTGTTTTATGGGAAGAGAAGAGAACATAG
- a CDS encoding HEPN domain-containing protein, whose protein sequence is MGREENIEFKEALEKRRILPFVKGKRLVVKELQESKNDLKEARDRFNNKKYKYTTITAYYSAFHSARALIYSRGYREKSHYFLLVALKSLFVEKGLLEQDLVTRLHNAMILREEADYHGEFSKEGAESALELADEFICMSEKIIGGKTNNCKDI, encoded by the coding sequence ATGGGAAGAGAAGAGAACATAGAATTTAAAGAAGCGCTTGAAAAAAGAAGAATCCTGCCTTTTGTAAAAGGCAAACGACTTGTTGTAAAAGAGTTGCAAGAATCAAAGAATGACTTAAAAGAGGCTCGCGATAGATTCAATAACAAAAAGTATAAATATACAACTATAACTGCCTATTATTCAGCATTTCATTCAGCAAGAGCCCTTATTTATTCCCGGGGTTATCGAGAAAAGAGTCATTATTTTCTATTAGTTGCCCTAAAATCTTTATTTGTTGAAAAGGGTCTTTTAGAACAAGACTTAGTGACTCGACTGCATAATGCAATGATTTTAAGAGAAGAAGCAGATTATCACGGCGAATTCTCTAAGGAAGGAGCCGAATCAGCTTTAGAGTTAGCGGATGAATTTATCTGTATGAGTGAGAAGATAATAGGCGGGAAAACTAACAATTGCAAGGATATATAA
- the rsmA gene encoding ribosomal RNA small subunit methyltransferase A, with the protein MSNLHKPDLDLATPTQVKNLLIERGLSPRKFLGQHFLVDKNILKKIVETAKIKEGEKVLEIGSGIGTLTFALACEGAEVFAIEKDRGAASSLKELAAVSYPNVKVVNDDILKIDLEIILRKSPEWKVVSNPPYSIASPILFKLISFKKKFSCIVLMLQKEFAQRLVACPGSENYSFLSIKAQFHMDIEIIHKVSRRVFFPSPNVDSAIVLFKPLKSPRVKVCDEELFFKIADAMFRMRRKNLKNTLKFLNLPLEFYKKSPIDLTRRGETLSLEEIGMLADFIYNIKK; encoded by the coding sequence ATGTCTAATTTACATAAACCTGATTTGGATTTGGCTACGCCTACTCAAGTCAAAAATCTTTTGATAGAAAGAGGGCTTAGTCCCAGAAAATTTCTGGGTCAACATTTTTTGGTTGATAAAAATATCCTTAAGAAGATAGTTGAAACCGCAAAAATAAAAGAAGGAGAAAAAGTTCTTGAGATAGGTTCAGGAATAGGGACGCTTACTTTTGCTTTGGCTTGCGAAGGCGCTGAGGTGTTTGCGATAGAAAAGGATAGGGGAGCCGCTTCTTCTTTAAAAGAACTTGCCGCTGTTTCCTATCCCAATGTGAAAGTTGTCAATGATGATATTCTAAAAATTGACCTGGAAATTATTCTAAGAAAATCTCCTGAATGGAAAGTAGTTTCAAACCCGCCTTACAGCATAGCTTCTCCGATTCTATTTAAATTGATTTCTTTTAAGAAGAAATTCTCATGCATCGTGCTTATGCTTCAGAAAGAGTTTGCACAACGTCTCGTTGCGTGTCCCGGCAGTGAAAATTATTCTTTTTTAAGTATAAAGGCGCAATTTCATATGGATATTGAAATAATTCATAAAGTTTCAAGAAGAGTGTTTTTCCCGTCACCTAATGTGGATTCGGCTATTGTTTTATTTAAACCTCTAAAAAGCCCAAGAGTAAAAGTTTGTGACGAGGAACTTTTCTTCAAAATAGCAGACGCAATGTTTAGAATGAGAAGAAAAAATCTTAAGAATACTCTCAAATTCTTAAATCTTCCATTGGAATTTTACAAGAAATCTCCAATTGATTTAACAAGACGGGGGGAAACGCTTTCTTTGGAAGAGATAGGGATGTTAGCTGATTTTATATATAATATCAAAAAATAA